Proteins from one Sulfurovum sp. TSL1 genomic window:
- a CDS encoding Sir2 family NAD-dependent protein deacetylase, with amino-acid sequence MNIQENVDKAKQLLEEADAIFITAGAGMGVDSGLPDFRGVEGFWNAYPKAKELGLHFEEMANPEWFESDARLAWAFYGHRLHLYRDTVPHKGFKLLLELSNTKKYGSRIFTSNVDGQFQKAGFKEEQIMECHGSIHHMQCIDNCQGMLWSADDTFIEIEEGFKAKEPLPSCPFCGAMARPNILMFGDFGWEYARTDGQRERLSRWMDTLEEEGANLAIVELGAGTAVPTVRNTSEQIARRFDVPLIRINPRESFGAEIGLPLGAVEALNKLI; translated from the coding sequence ATGAATATACAAGAAAACGTAGATAAAGCCAAACAACTTTTGGAAGAAGCGGATGCTATATTCATCACTGCAGGAGCAGGGATGGGAGTGGACAGCGGATTGCCTGACTTTAGAGGGGTAGAGGGGTTTTGGAATGCCTATCCAAAGGCCAAGGAGTTGGGGCTTCATTTTGAAGAGATGGCAAATCCGGAGTGGTTTGAGTCCGACGCCCGGTTGGCCTGGGCATTTTATGGGCACAGGCTGCACCTTTACCGTGACACCGTGCCTCATAAAGGTTTTAAATTACTTCTGGAACTATCTAATACTAAAAAATATGGTTCCCGTATCTTTACATCAAATGTCGATGGTCAGTTTCAGAAAGCCGGCTTCAAAGAAGAGCAGATCATGGAGTGTCACGGCTCCATTCACCACATGCAGTGTATCGACAATTGTCAGGGAATGCTCTGGAGTGCGGATGATACTTTTATAGAGATAGAAGAGGGGTTTAAAGCCAAAGAGCCTTTGCCTTCCTGTCCTTTCTGCGGGGCTATGGCACGCCCCAATATTTTAATGTTCGGAGACTTCGGGTGGGAGTATGCCCGTACCGATGGACAAAGAGAGAGACTGAGCCGCTGGATGGATACTTTAGAAGAAGAGGGTGCCAATCTTGCCATCGTTGAACTGGGAGCAGGCACCGCTGTACCAACGGTCAGAAATACATCTGAACAGATAGCCAGAAGGTTTGATGTTCCTTTGATCCGTATCAATCCAAGAGAGAGCTTTGGCGCAGAGATCGGGCTTCCTTTGGGTGCAGTTGAGGCATTGAATAAGCTTATCTAG
- a CDS encoding APC family permease: protein MRMNHRDNHIHRRRNKALGVPELIAIALGGMVGGGIFTILGISVSMVGVFTPLVIILGGLIASLAAYSYIKLGVYYKDEGATYSFCKKTFPKSPFVASFIGWWVIFGYISTLALYAYTFASYAISGFTFSDSDLARKVVAGIVILFFTLVNMWSVKGMGKIEDIMVYTKLVILVVISFVLMNNSQTTLPALYQNHQEVTLLSVLIVASITFVAYEGFQLVINAVNEMENPEKNIPKAIYSAIFLAVVIYVVISLGAILAIPFDDIIKNKEYALASGTGNVLGHWGTELVILGALLATSSAISGTVFGASRQMAVIAKDGYFPSVLSRRTNHIPVFAIICMALFAFLLVLTGSLEVILEFGSITFLLVSFLMAYANFKIRNLTNSSLWITTLSIVGLLFGIVFILYYEFNNKPQQLLFIVGLYVLLTLCSWLYSRNKLPPHL from the coding sequence ATGCGTATGAATCACAGAGACAACCATATTCACAGGAGAAGGAATAAGGCACTTGGAGTTCCCGAACTCATTGCAATCGCACTTGGCGGTATGGTCGGTGGTGGTATATTTACCATTTTAGGTATCTCTGTATCAATGGTCGGAGTCTTTACGCCGCTGGTGATCATTCTTGGCGGGTTGATAGCCTCTCTTGCGGCTTATTCCTATATCAAACTGGGTGTTTATTATAAAGATGAAGGTGCCACTTACTCATTTTGTAAAAAGACTTTTCCCAAGTCTCCCTTTGTTGCATCTTTTATCGGCTGGTGGGTTATATTTGGATATATAAGCACACTGGCGCTCTATGCCTATACCTTTGCTTCATATGCCATCAGCGGTTTCACATTTTCCGATAGTGATCTGGCACGAAAGGTAGTTGCCGGAATCGTCATTCTCTTTTTTACACTGGTGAATATGTGGAGTGTAAAGGGCATGGGGAAGATCGAAGATATTATGGTCTATACCAAACTGGTGATCCTTGTTGTCATCTCATTCGTACTGATGAACAACTCTCAAACCACCCTGCCCGCGTTATATCAGAATCATCAAGAGGTAACTCTCTTATCGGTTTTGATCGTCGCTTCGATTACTTTCGTGGCATACGAAGGCTTTCAGCTTGTCATCAATGCTGTCAATGAAATGGAAAACCCTGAAAAGAATATTCCAAAAGCCATCTATTCTGCCATTTTTCTTGCGGTTGTGATCTATGTTGTTATTTCATTGGGGGCCATATTGGCAATTCCCTTTGATGATATTATAAAAAACAAAGAATACGCCCTTGCATCGGGTACGGGAAATGTACTGGGGCATTGGGGCACAGAACTTGTGATCCTTGGTGCGCTTTTGGCTACGAGCAGTGCGATCAGCGGGACGGTATTTGGTGCATCAAGACAAATGGCCGTCATAGCGAAAGACGGTTATTTTCCTTCTGTGCTTAGCAGGAGAACGAACCATATTCCTGTGTTTGCCATTATCTGTATGGCACTTTTCGCATTCTTGCTTGTACTTACAGGCAGTCTGGAAGTCATTCTTGAATTCGGAAGCATTACATTTCTATTGGTCTCATTTCTCATGGCCTATGCCAATTTTAAAATTCGCAACTTAACCAACTCATCGTTATGGATCACTACACTTTCTATTGTCGGTCTACTCTTTGGTATTGTATTTATTTTATATTATGAGTTTAACAACAAGCCTCAACAACTGTTATTTATTGTGGGTCTCTATGTTCTATTGACCTTATGTTCATGGCTCTATTCAAGAAATAAACTACCCCCTCACCTATAG
- a CDS encoding bacterioferritin, translating to MNDTVTKSAIDILNRIMEVELAGVVRYTHYSLMIYGYNRLPIVDWMKSNAQEGLDHAHKAGELVTLLGGHPSLNIGKLLETAKHDIGDILRESLDHEKTALESYYELLKLTEGGTSVLLEEYAREMIVAEEMHLDDVNKMLRHPGDVEVFKSK from the coding sequence ATGAATGATACAGTTACAAAAAGTGCTATTGATATCTTAAACAGAATCATGGAGGTCGAATTGGCAGGTGTTGTACGTTACACCCATTATTCCTTAATGATCTATGGCTACAATAGGTTACCCATAGTTGATTGGATGAAAAGTAACGCTCAAGAAGGGTTAGATCATGCACATAAGGCTGGTGAGCTTGTAACGCTTTTGGGTGGTCACCCTTCACTTAACATCGGGAAGCTGCTTGAAACAGCGAAGCATGACATTGGTGATATCCTTCGAGAAAGTCTAGATCATGAAAAAACAGCACTTGAATCCTATTACGAGTTATTGAAACTAACAGAAGGTGGTACATCAGTGCTTTTGGAAGAATATGCTAGAGAAATGATAGTGGCAGAGGAAATGCATCTTGATGATGTGAACAAAATGTTAAGACACCCTGGTGATGTTGAAGTATTTAAATCCAAATGA
- a CDS encoding protein-L-isoaspartate O-methyltransferase, protein MKTMDRLVDAMISSGMLKSPLIIDAFRTIDRKYFVPDEYADEAYADMPLPIGNYQTISQPSTVAFMLERLDPKDGNTVLDIGSGSGWTTALLCYMVGDKGSVIGLERVETLVEQGSENLSKFRFNSHCHIERAGDKLGLPGEQFDRILVSASADEIPEELFVQLKTGGILVIPIGESIFKFTKISETEIKKEEFYGFVFVPLIY, encoded by the coding sequence ATGAAAACCATGGATAGACTTGTGGATGCTATGATCTCATCCGGTATGTTGAAAAGTCCACTGATCATTGATGCTTTTAGAACGATCGACAGAAAATATTTTGTACCTGATGAGTATGCAGATGAGGCCTATGCAGATATGCCCTTGCCCATAGGCAATTACCAAACCATCTCCCAGCCTTCAACGGTTGCTTTTATGCTGGAACGTCTGGACCCTAAAGATGGAAACACGGTATTGGACATTGGTTCGGGGTCAGGGTGGACTACAGCACTTCTTTGTTATATGGTGGGAGATAAAGGCAGTGTGATCGGGCTTGAAAGGGTAGAGACACTGGTAGAACAGGGAAGCGAAAATCTGTCTAAATTTCGTTTTAACAGTCATTGCCACATTGAAAGGGCAGGAGATAAGCTTGGCCTGCCTGGTGAACAGTTTGACAGGATACTTGTTTCTGCCTCAGCGGATGAAATTCCCGAAGAACTTTTTGTACAATTGAAAACAGGCGGTATTCTGGTGATACCCATAGGAGAGTCTATTTTTAAATTTACAAAGATCTCTGAAACAGAGATTAAAAAAGAAGAATTCTACGGATTTGTGTTCGTGCCGTTGATCTATTGA
- the amrB gene encoding AmmeMemoRadiSam system protein B, with protein sequence MSTREAAVAGQFYPSSPDEIHAMLEHYNQILDAHLKEKGSVLHLKPRSVIVPHAGYVYSGFTANIALRLLSNSAITRVVIIGPSHRVYLTGTSISEFDTYHTPLGALLIDKPLVIDLKERFELAFVPEAHHEHSTEVQIPFVKTYTPDVSVVELVYGDESPEKLAEVIEYLLADRETAVVISTDLSHYYDIKKANALDSICLDAVKKLSTAQLHQGCEACGKIGVEAMLLAAKKNGLRSVLLDYRTSADASGDESQVVGYMSAAFVEQ encoded by the coding sequence ATGAGTACAAGAGAAGCAGCCGTTGCCGGACAGTTCTATCCATCCAGTCCGGATGAGATACACGCCATGCTGGAACATTACAATCAGATCCTTGATGCACATCTCAAAGAAAAAGGTAGTGTATTGCACCTTAAACCCAGGTCGGTCATTGTACCGCATGCAGGATATGTCTACAGTGGTTTTACTGCGAACATCGCATTAAGACTGTTATCTAATTCAGCTATCACACGTGTGGTGATCATAGGCCCTAGCCACAGGGTCTATCTCACCGGGACCAGTATCTCTGAATTTGATACCTATCATACTCCTCTTGGTGCATTGCTCATCGACAAACCGTTGGTCATAGATCTGAAAGAGCGTTTTGAGTTAGCGTTTGTTCCTGAAGCCCACCATGAGCACAGTACAGAGGTGCAGATCCCTTTTGTCAAAACCTACACACCGGATGTATCCGTAGTCGAGTTGGTCTATGGTGATGAGTCACCCGAAAAACTGGCAGAAGTGATCGAGTATCTTCTTGCTGACCGTGAGACGGCCGTCGTTATCAGTACGGACCTGAGCCACTATTATGATATCAAAAAGGCCAATGCACTTGACAGTATCTGTTTGGATGCGGTAAAAAAACTGAGCACCGCCCAACTGCATCAAGGGTGTGAAGCCTGTGGTAAGATCGGTGTGGAAGCGATGCTGCTTGCAGCAAAAAAGAACGGCTTAAGATCTGTTCTGTTGGATTATCGTACGAGCGCGGATGCCAGTGGTGACGAATCACAAGTCGTAGGGTATATGAGCGCAGCATTCGTGGAGCAGTAG
- the amrS gene encoding AmmeMemoRadiSam system radical SAM enzyme, producing the protein MTTNKDMKYYTKEEGKDRIICLLCRHSCKLKEGQVGFCGINKNVGGELETLVYGHPVAVHVDPVEKKPLNHVLPGSTALSFGTVGCNFKCPFCQNWDISQEKKVNESIKVSPEEMVELAISHGAESIAYTYNEPTIFYPYAKDIGVIAKAKGLKNLFVSNGFETPEVIADMASWVDAANIDLKSWNDSYYKKVLKGGLEEVKDTLRRMVKAGIWVEITTLLIEGENDSDKDLEEMAAFIANDLGKHVPWHLSAFHPDYKMMDHERTKLDTLMRAKKIGEKAGLYYIYLGNVPVHADTHCPQCGTLVIDRSGYDVTVNKLEDGHCPKCHREIEGVWS; encoded by the coding sequence ATGACAACTAATAAAGATATGAAATATTATACCAAAGAAGAAGGTAAAGACAGGATCATCTGTCTGCTCTGCCGCCACTCTTGCAAACTCAAAGAGGGGCAGGTAGGTTTCTGCGGTATCAATAAAAATGTGGGCGGAGAGCTTGAAACACTGGTATACGGCCATCCTGTTGCAGTCCATGTAGATCCTGTAGAAAAAAAACCGTTGAACCATGTACTTCCCGGAAGTACAGCACTCTCCTTTGGTACAGTCGGATGTAACTTTAAATGTCCGTTCTGTCAAAACTGGGATATCTCCCAAGAGAAAAAAGTCAATGAATCCATCAAGGTAAGCCCTGAAGAGATGGTGGAACTGGCCATTTCACATGGCGCAGAATCCATTGCATACACCTACAATGAACCGACCATTTTCTATCCTTATGCCAAAGATATAGGAGTGATCGCCAAAGCAAAAGGGCTTAAAAACCTTTTTGTCTCTAACGGTTTTGAAACACCAGAGGTTATCGCTGATATGGCAAGCTGGGTAGATGCTGCAAATATCGATCTTAAAAGCTGGAATGACAGCTATTATAAGAAAGTGCTCAAAGGCGGACTGGAAGAGGTCAAAGACACGCTGAGGAGAATGGTAAAAGCAGGGATATGGGTCGAGATCACCACACTGCTTATCGAGGGTGAGAACGACAGCGATAAAGACCTTGAAGAGATGGCAGCGTTTATTGCCAATGACCTTGGTAAACATGTCCCATGGCACCTAAGTGCGTTCCATCCTGATTATAAGATGATGGACCATGAGAGAACAAAACTCGATACGCTCATGCGTGCCAAAAAGATAGGGGAAAAAGCCGGGCTGTACTATATCTATCTGGGGAATGTGCCGGTGCATGCTGATACACATTGCCCTCAGTGCGGAACGCTGGTGATCGACCGCAGCGGATATGATGTGACGGTGAACAAGTTAGAAGATGGTCACTGTCCGAAGTGTCACAGAGAGATAGAAGGAGTATGGTCATGA
- a CDS encoding YbfB/YjiJ family MFS transporter, with translation MIKTLFDKNNNTAILLAGILAIVVGIGVARFAFTSLLPSMLEEFLSLTYAGVLASCNFAGYLAGAVFSIFIKDINTKVKYFRIGMILSIVTTLVLATTSNEALWLISRIIAGFGSAMVLIVGGAIVMVKLNFESKTKAMGIHFSGIGFAIVISELISQYVLQSGTWTDAWLTLSLFGLIVTFYTLYILSFDKIIKKDAVKHPLSKSIFSPYVILLILAYFTEGVGFVVQGTFLPDIINSLQGLDGYGNLGWLIVGIAGIPSSILWMRLAHTYGSVNVIIIAMALQIIGILIPTLSTSIYLNLLSGALYGSTFIGLVALFLNLGGQLAGKNPVVLMGAMTASYGIGQVGAPLYSIALIDHFGNYNATLYVTALIVFLGILFLLYAKRIENRYSIC, from the coding sequence ATGATAAAGACACTTTTCGATAAGAACAATAACACTGCTATACTCCTGGCCGGTATACTTGCTATTGTCGTAGGTATAGGTGTAGCAAGATTTGCCTTTACTTCACTTCTTCCATCTATGCTTGAAGAGTTCTTGTCACTCACCTATGCCGGTGTACTGGCATCGTGTAACTTTGCAGGCTATCTGGCCGGTGCCGTTTTTTCTATATTTATCAAAGATATCAACACAAAAGTAAAGTATTTTCGTATCGGTATGATACTGAGTATCGTGACAACACTGGTGCTGGCGACTACCAGCAATGAGGCATTGTGGCTGATCTCAAGGATCATCGCCGGTTTTGGTTCCGCTATGGTCCTTATCGTGGGTGGTGCCATCGTAATGGTCAAACTGAACTTTGAGAGTAAGACAAAGGCGATGGGCATACACTTCAGCGGTATTGGTTTTGCTATCGTGATATCGGAGCTTATCAGCCAGTATGTTCTACAAAGCGGTACATGGACCGATGCTTGGCTCACTTTATCCCTGTTTGGTTTGATCGTCACTTTTTATACACTTTATATTTTATCTTTTGATAAAATCATCAAAAAAGATGCGGTCAAACACCCTCTCTCAAAGTCTATATTTTCTCCCTATGTAATACTGCTGATCCTGGCTTATTTCACCGAAGGTGTCGGCTTTGTTGTGCAGGGTACTTTTTTACCCGACATCATTAATTCACTTCAAGGTTTGGATGGGTATGGAAATCTCGGTTGGCTGATCGTGGGTATTGCAGGCATCCCCTCTTCCATACTCTGGATGAGACTCGCGCATACCTATGGAAGTGTTAATGTCATTATCATCGCGATGGCTCTACAGATCATAGGTATCCTGATACCGACATTGAGTACCAGTATATACTTAAACCTGCTGAGCGGTGCACTCTATGGCAGTACCTTCATAGGCCTTGTGGCACTCTTTCTCAATCTTGGCGGTCAATTGGCGGGGAAAAACCCGGTAGTGCTTATGGGAGCTATGACTGCTTCCTACGGTATAGGCCAGGTCGGTGCACCGCTTTACAGTATTGCCCTGATCGATCATTTTGGGAACTATAACGCTACACTGTATGTGACAGCATTGATCGTCTTTTTGGGCATACTTTTTTTACTCTATGCAAAGAGAATTGAAAACAGATATAGCATCTGTTAA
- a CDS encoding sorbosone dehydrogenase family protein: MLHTVFSVPLHADELEESLSDIKLPPGFHISVYAKEIEGARSLARGERGTLFIGSRSEGTVYAVVDTDGDFRADQRFIIARGLNNPNGVAFRKGALYVAEINRILRYDHIENNLKSPPIPVVINDSFPRDTHHGWKFIRFGPDGYLYVPVGAPCNICESTDPRYASIMRMQADGGGLEIFAKGVRNTVGFDWHPKRKSLFFTDNGRDWMGNNQPPDELNMAFKKGMHFGYPYCHGKKIRDPEFGKKEGCTESTPPVMELGAHVAALGMRFYTGKQFPQEYYDQVFIAEHGSWNRFPPSGYRITMVRFSSGKPVSYDVFAEGWLRGIKAWGRPVDIEIISDGSMLVSDDKADAVYRIWYSGKD; the protein is encoded by the coding sequence ATGCTACATACTGTCTTTTCTGTTCCTCTCCACGCCGATGAACTGGAAGAGAGTCTGAGTGATATCAAACTTCCGCCTGGATTCCATATCTCTGTCTATGCGAAAGAGATAGAGGGTGCACGTTCTCTTGCACGTGGAGAACGCGGCACACTTTTTATAGGTTCACGCTCAGAGGGCACTGTATATGCAGTGGTTGATACAGATGGTGATTTTCGTGCTGATCAGCGGTTTATCATTGCGCGCGGGCTCAATAATCCCAACGGTGTAGCATTCCGAAAGGGTGCCCTCTATGTCGCTGAGATCAATCGTATCTTGCGCTATGATCACATTGAAAATAATCTCAAGTCTCCGCCTATTCCGGTGGTCATCAATGATTCGTTCCCCCGTGATACCCATCATGGCTGGAAGTTCATACGGTTCGGTCCGGACGGATATCTCTATGTACCGGTGGGCGCACCATGTAATATATGTGAGTCCACTGATCCGAGATATGCCTCTATTATGCGTATGCAAGCAGATGGGGGTGGACTTGAGATCTTTGCAAAGGGTGTGAGAAATACAGTAGGTTTTGATTGGCATCCAAAGCGCAAGAGTTTATTTTTTACTGACAATGGACGTGACTGGATGGGGAACAACCAACCGCCTGATGAGTTGAACATGGCTTTTAAAAAAGGGATGCATTTTGGATATCCATACTGTCATGGAAAAAAGATACGTGATCCCGAGTTCGGAAAAAAAGAGGGATGTACCGAATCCACGCCTCCTGTGATGGAACTGGGAGCGCATGTGGCTGCACTGGGAATGCGCTTTTATACCGGTAAGCAGTTTCCCCAGGAGTACTATGATCAGGTATTTATAGCTGAGCATGGATCTTGGAACAGGTTCCCGCCTAGTGGGTACCGAATCACCATGGTCCGTTTTTCATCCGGGAAGCCTGTTTCCTATGATGTGTTTGCCGAGGGGTGGCTGAGAGGTATAAAAGCATGGGGACGACCTGTGGATATTGAGATCATATCTGACGGTTCGATGCTGGTTTCAGACGACAAGGCAGATGCAGTATACCGGATATGGTATAGTGGAAAAGATTAA
- a CDS encoding outer membrane lipoprotein-sorting protein produces the protein MKWLLSLLFLSNILLANEAQEIIKKLENNLRGDYMYSTMSMIVTSKRGKRTVKIESWSEGNDKSFIKILYPKKDKGITFLKIDNQMWQYIPKIERTIKIPPSMMLQSWMGSDFTNDDMVKESSLEEDYSASLLSKKGDSATLELIPKPNAAVVWGKIVIDVDLKDAVPIREVFYDDMMQKVRVMTFSKIEEHGSHTIPMVMELQPLDPDKKKNRTKVIFEKVNFDTKIDPSYFTKQALKRYSR, from the coding sequence ATGAAATGGTTACTCTCTTTACTTTTTCTTTCTAATATTCTCTTGGCCAACGAGGCACAAGAGATCATCAAAAAACTTGAAAATAACCTCCGTGGTGACTACATGTACTCCACGATGAGCATGATAGTCACTTCCAAACGAGGTAAACGTACCGTAAAAATAGAAAGCTGGTCTGAGGGGAATGACAAAAGCTTTATTAAGATCCTCTACCCTAAAAAAGACAAAGGGATCACCTTCTTAAAGATCGACAATCAAATGTGGCAGTATATTCCCAAGATAGAACGTACCATCAAAATACCACCCTCCATGATGCTTCAAAGCTGGATGGGGAGTGACTTTACCAATGATGATATGGTCAAAGAGAGCTCTTTGGAAGAGGACTACAGTGCCTCTCTCCTCTCAAAAAAAGGTGACTCTGCGACGCTGGAGCTGATACCAAAACCCAACGCTGCCGTGGTTTGGGGGAAGATCGTCATTGATGTCGATCTCAAAGATGCTGTACCGATCAGAGAGGTCTTTTATGATGACATGATGCAAAAAGTCAGAGTCATGACATTCTCCAAAATAGAAGAGCATGGTTCACACACGATCCCTATGGTCATGGAACTTCAGCCTCTGGATCCGGACAAAAAGAAAAACCGTACGAAGGTGATCTTTGAGAAGGTCAATTTTGATACCAAAATAGATCCTTCTTATTTTACAAAACAGGCTTTAAAACGCTATTCAAGGTAA